The genomic segment TCAGTTTTAACTTCGGCAATTTCTACTCTTACCTTAGCCAGTTCTTCGGAGAGTCTTTTTTCGAATTTTTCTTCGACGAATTGGATTACGTTATTTTTAGTTTCTTTCTGTGCTTCGTTTATAAGTTCGACTAAAGCTTCTATGCCGTCATCCCCGAGTTTTTCTCTTAAAGGCTTTTTAACTGTTACAACAGGCATTTCGACCTCAATAGTTAATGCAACTTAAATATACTAATTCTCAGATATGGTTGCAAGTGTATGTGGATTATCTTCTGTCAGTGCGAGTGAGCGTAAGCGAGCGTGGCAATCTGTTATGTTTGAGCTGATAATGATATGTTTTAATTATAAATCTACTTGCAGAGGAGATTGCTTCGTCGTCCCAATGGGACTCCTCGCAACGACAGGTGGATGTGTCCGTGGGCGAAAGAAAAAATAAATAATCATAGTGTTCTTAGTGTCTTTGGTGAGACGCAGTCAGCCTTGCCAGCTTGCTCGCTAATAAAAATTCGAGGTTCTAATTTCTATATTCTGTGTTTGGATAGTTGTAACGTTGAACTTTCTTAACCTTGAACTCACTAACG from the Candidatus Neomarinimicrobiota bacterium genome contains:
- a CDS encoding DUF1640 domain-containing protein, whose amino-acid sequence is MPVVTVKKPLREKLGDDGIEALVELINEAQKETKNNVIQFVEEKFEKRLSEELAKVRVEIAEVKTELIERIEALKTNDEKVKSELIKWMFIFWVGQIGAILGILFAFFKG